From Permianibacter aggregans, a single genomic window includes:
- a CDS encoding sensor histidine kinase: MSVQLLTTITPPPPGFSPTDLARWQLLTGTVALYTDNMERVLQEIGDWSRMRGVVITENDTPSSQALHSHLQWLRLPAAWRNEVAILVRPMLDYLNTSAELEIQQRQRDHQLARLSYDFTGMHSDYQRVTSKLQRQLQQLRETETALTQLNDQLEQRVSLRTAELETALNDLESFSFSVSHDLRAPLRAIIGFTDDLRQRIDDRLSDDERGQVERVLQLAHRMNQLIDDLLRLAQTSQSPLQPSRIDLSQLVCEVWQDLDQHEPERRIAFVCEPTPPVLADPALIRVVLENLLGNARKFTQKVTAAQVSFAYDTDHSAYVVSDNGAGFDMAHADQLFAPFRRLHRQEQFEGTGIGLATVARIIHRHGCRIWPQASVNQGARFFFTLPPVT, translated from the coding sequence ATGAGCGTGCAACTGCTGACTACGATCACACCGCCGCCACCGGGTTTTTCTCCGACCGATTTGGCGCGCTGGCAATTGCTGACCGGTACGGTTGCCTTGTACACCGATAATATGGAACGGGTTCTGCAGGAAATTGGCGATTGGTCAAGGATGCGCGGGGTGGTGATCACCGAGAACGACACGCCGAGCAGTCAAGCGCTACATTCTCACCTGCAATGGCTGCGCTTGCCCGCAGCATGGCGCAATGAAGTCGCGATTCTGGTGCGACCGATGCTCGATTATCTGAATACCAGTGCTGAGCTGGAAATTCAGCAACGTCAGCGTGACCATCAACTGGCAAGGCTGAGTTATGACTTTACTGGCATGCACAGCGACTATCAGCGGGTAACCAGCAAGCTGCAGCGGCAACTACAGCAATTGCGTGAGACCGAAACCGCGCTGACGCAATTGAACGATCAACTTGAACAACGAGTGAGCTTGCGTACGGCAGAACTGGAAACGGCGCTTAATGACTTGGAATCGTTTTCGTTCTCGGTTTCGCATGATTTGCGCGCACCGTTACGTGCCATTATCGGCTTTACCGATGATTTGCGTCAGCGTATCGATGATCGGCTGAGTGACGATGAACGCGGGCAAGTGGAGCGCGTGCTGCAACTTGCGCATCGGATGAATCAGCTCATCGATGATCTACTGCGGCTAGCGCAAACCAGTCAGTCGCCATTACAGCCGTCGCGCATCGACTTAAGCCAACTGGTTTGTGAAGTCTGGCAGGACTTGGATCAACATGAACCGGAACGGCGCATCGCCTTCGTGTGTGAGCCGACTCCGCCAGTACTGGCCGATCCAGCGCTGATTCGTGTCGTGCTGGAAAATCTGCTCGGCAACGCCCGCAAATTCACCCAGAAAGTCACGGCAGCACAAGTCAGCTTTGCTTACGATACTGACCACTCGGCGTATGTCGTCAGCGATAACGGCGCCGGTTTTGATATGGCGCATGCCGATCAACTGTTTGCGCCGTTCCGGCGCCTGCATAGACAAGAGCAATTTGAAGGTACCGGTATCGGCTTGGCGACCGTAGCGCGCATTATCCATCGCCATGGATGCCGGATATGGCCGCAAGCGAGCGTCAATCAGGGCGCGCGGTTCTTCTTTACGTTGCCACCGGTAACATGA
- a CDS encoding gamma-butyrobetaine hydroxylase-like domain-containing protein translates to MTPTDVKLLKASNNLQLRYASGEQFDLPAEYLRVHSPSAEVRGHGAAEPKLVFGKADVGIRTIAPVGHYALKIVFDDGHDTGLYTWTYLYELGRDQAEKWQAYLARLEREGKSRQPKPKPNPSGPAFTELK, encoded by the coding sequence ATGACCCCTACCGACGTCAAATTACTAAAAGCTTCCAATAACTTGCAGCTTCGTTACGCCAGCGGCGAGCAGTTCGATCTGCCGGCCGAATACCTGCGCGTGCATTCACCATCGGCTGAGGTGCGTGGTCACGGCGCGGCTGAACCGAAGCTGGTGTTTGGCAAGGCCGATGTCGGCATTCGCACCATTGCGCCGGTTGGCCACTACGCGCTGAAAATCGTCTTTGACGATGGCCACGATACCGGTCTGTACACCTGGACCTATCTGTATGAGCTGGGCCGCGATCAGGCGGAGAAGTGGCAGGCCTATTTGGCAAGGCTGGAGCGCGAAGGCAAAAGCCGGCAGCCGAAACCCAAGCCGAACCCGAGCGGCCCGGCGTTCACCGAACTGAAATAG
- the ubiE gene encoding bifunctional demethylmenaquinone methyltransferase/2-methoxy-6-polyprenyl-1,4-benzoquinol methylase UbiE produces the protein MHEHDESTHFGYQTVKKSEKQKKVAEVFHSVAGKYDLMNDLMSFGVHRLWKRYTLEMAGLRCGMQVLDLAGGTGDLAALFSPRVGPNGKIIVADINSSMLEVGRAKLADKGVVGNLEFVQANAECLPFADNHFDLVSIAFGLRNVTDKDKALASMCRVLKPGGRLLVLEFSKPQNELLSTVYDQYSFNVLPLMGKLVTNDADSYRYLAESIRMHPDQATLQQMCLDAGFAECEVFNLTGGVVALHRAFKA, from the coding sequence ATGCACGAGCACGACGAATCCACCCATTTCGGCTACCAAACCGTCAAGAAATCGGAAAAGCAGAAGAAAGTGGCGGAAGTCTTCCATTCGGTGGCCGGCAAATACGACCTGATGAACGATCTGATGTCGTTCGGTGTTCACCGCCTGTGGAAGCGCTACACGCTGGAAATGGCCGGTTTGCGCTGCGGCATGCAGGTGCTCGACCTGGCCGGTGGCACCGGCGATCTGGCGGCGCTGTTCTCACCGCGGGTCGGCCCGAACGGCAAAATCATCGTCGCCGACATCAATAGCTCGATGCTGGAAGTTGGCCGCGCGAAGCTGGCCGATAAGGGCGTCGTCGGTAACCTCGAATTCGTCCAGGCCAATGCCGAATGCCTGCCGTTCGCCGACAACCATTTTGATTTGGTCAGCATCGCGTTCGGCCTGCGCAACGTCACCGACAAGGACAAGGCGCTGGCCTCGATGTGCCGGGTACTGAAGCCAGGCGGTCGGCTGCTGGTGCTGGAATTCTCCAAACCACAAAATGAGCTGCTCAGCACAGTCTACGACCAGTATTCCTTCAACGTGCTGCCATTGATGGGCAAGCTCGTCACCAACGATGCCGACAGCTACCGTTACCTGGCCGAATCGATACGCATGCACCCGGACCAAGCGACGCTGCAGCAAATGTGTCTCGATGCCGGTTTTGCCGAATGCGAAGTGTTCAACCTGACCGGCGGCGTCGTGGCGCTGCACCGGGCTTTCAAGGCGTAA
- a CDS encoding ubiquinone biosynthesis accessory factor UbiJ, giving the protein MLPVLLLAMLEAPVNRLIALDPLAPPKLKALEGKPLAVELTGLQWRLLLSVDAGCLRFASEGQAAVTLSGRLVDFAQVASQGGDMAAGTLQVTGDVGAAQRWQRFFTELQPDFDEQLAQWIGDLPAHQLGQLFRQIGEALRQLLLQSQSASVEFLQEEGRWLVARAEMQQFLDEVDALRARADTLLNQARKQGVG; this is encoded by the coding sequence ATGCTGCCCGTGCTGTTGCTCGCCATGCTGGAAGCGCCGGTCAACCGGTTGATTGCGCTCGACCCGTTGGCGCCGCCCAAGTTGAAGGCGCTGGAAGGCAAACCGCTGGCTGTCGAACTGACAGGTCTGCAGTGGCGCTTGTTATTGTCGGTCGACGCCGGCTGCTTGCGCTTTGCCAGCGAAGGTCAGGCTGCTGTCACCTTGAGCGGTCGTCTGGTCGATTTCGCGCAAGTGGCCAGCCAGGGCGGCGACATGGCCGCTGGCACTTTGCAAGTCACCGGTGATGTTGGCGCTGCCCAGCGCTGGCAGCGTTTCTTTACCGAACTGCAACCGGATTTCGATGAACAGTTGGCGCAATGGATTGGCGATTTGCCAGCCCATCAGCTCGGCCAGTTGTTCCGCCAGATCGGTGAAGCGCTGCGGCAATTGCTGCTTCAGAGTCAGAGTGCCAGCGTCGAGTTTTTACAAGAGGAAGGCCGCTGGCTGGTCGCCCGCGCCGAAATGCAGCAGTTTCTTGATGAGGTCGATGCCTTGCGCGCTCGTGCCGATACCTTATTGAACCAAGCCAGAAAGCAAGGAGTGGGTTGA
- the ubiB gene encoding ubiquinone biosynthesis regulatory protein kinase UbiB produces the protein MRYWHLTLRIFRIIRTLIHYRLDQDLREQHLTLPLLFLRVLFFWQKRCSIALSPAERLRRALIELGPLFVKFGQMLSTRRDLLTPEYANALAELQDKVPPFDAALARQRIEASLEQPIEKLFKSFSELPLASASVAQVHAAELHTGEQVVVKIIRPRIRRQIAEDLRVLHWLAVRVERNHIDGPRLRPREVIRDYEHTLLDELDLRVEAANTSALKRNFDGSDLLYVPQVHWPYVRRNVLVMERIYGVPIGDVAALINAGVDMKELSSRGVQIFFTQVFRDRFFHADMHPGNIFVDVSDPKKPRYIAVDCAIMGSLSERDQLYLAENFVAFFNRDYRRVAELHLQSGWVPEGTSVEAFESAIRANCEPIFGKPLSEISFGAFLLSLFQTARRFNMSVQPQLVLLQKTLFYVEGLGRQLYPELDLWQTAKPYLESWSAERVSPRKVWTSLKRQAPTWLAKLPDLPNQMLSALEQQANRALLASQQLQQQRLQREQQFGRWQQLIGGLLLVGAGVLLPLKWPPLSIAVLAAAGLFLLFDGYRRQK, from the coding sequence ATGCGCTATTGGCATTTAACACTGCGCATTTTTCGCATCATCCGCACGCTGATTCATTACCGTCTCGATCAGGATTTGCGCGAGCAGCATTTAACGCTGCCGCTGCTGTTCCTGCGTGTCTTGTTCTTCTGGCAAAAGCGTTGTTCGATTGCGTTATCACCCGCTGAGCGCTTGCGCCGTGCGCTCATTGAGCTCGGGCCATTGTTTGTCAAATTCGGCCAGATGCTGTCGACCCGTCGCGATCTGCTGACGCCGGAATACGCCAACGCCCTGGCCGAGTTGCAGGACAAGGTGCCGCCATTCGACGCTGCCTTGGCGCGCCAGCGCATTGAAGCCTCGCTGGAACAACCGATCGAAAAACTGTTCAAAAGTTTTAGTGAGCTGCCATTGGCGTCAGCCTCGGTGGCGCAAGTGCATGCTGCTGAATTGCATACCGGCGAGCAAGTGGTCGTAAAAATCATCCGGCCGCGCATTCGTCGGCAAATCGCCGAAGATTTGCGTGTGCTGCACTGGCTGGCCGTGCGCGTTGAACGCAATCATATCGATGGCCCGCGTCTGCGCCCGCGCGAAGTCATTCGTGATTACGAACACACGCTGCTCGATGAGCTGGATTTACGCGTCGAAGCCGCCAATACCTCGGCGCTGAAGCGCAATTTCGACGGCAGCGATTTATTGTACGTACCACAGGTGCACTGGCCCTATGTTCGCCGCAACGTGCTGGTCATGGAGCGTATTTACGGTGTGCCGATTGGCGATGTTGCGGCACTGATCAATGCCGGTGTCGACATGAAAGAACTGTCTTCGCGCGGTGTGCAGATTTTTTTCACGCAAGTATTTCGTGATCGGTTTTTCCACGCCGATATGCATCCAGGCAATATTTTTGTCGATGTCAGCGACCCGAAAAAGCCACGCTATATCGCGGTTGATTGCGCCATCATGGGTTCGCTGTCTGAGCGTGATCAGTTGTATCTGGCGGAAAATTTTGTCGCCTTTTTCAACCGCGATTATCGCCGTGTAGCCGAGCTGCATCTGCAATCGGGCTGGGTGCCGGAAGGCACCTCCGTAGAGGCGTTCGAATCGGCGATTCGCGCCAACTGCGAACCGATCTTCGGCAAACCCCTAAGCGAAATCAGCTTCGGCGCGTTTTTGCTGTCGCTGTTCCAAACCGCACGCCGCTTTAACATGAGCGTGCAGCCACAATTGGTGTTGCTGCAAAAAACGCTGTTTTATGTCGAAGGCCTTGGTCGCCAGCTCTATCCGGAACTTGACCTCTGGCAAACGGCCAAACCTTATCTGGAAAGCTGGTCGGCCGAACGGGTCAGCCCGCGCAAGGTTTGGACATCGCTGAAGCGCCAGGCGCCTACTTGGCTCGCCAAGCTGCCGGATCTGCCGAATCAGATGTTGAGTGCGCTGGAGCAACAGGCCAATCGTGCCTTGCTGGCCAGTCAGCAATTGCAGCAGCAGCGTTTGCAGCGCGAACAGCAATTTGGCCGTTGGCAGCAGCTGATCGGCGGATTGCTGCTGGTTGGTGCTGGCGTACTGCTGCCGCTGAAATGGCCGCCGTTGAGTATCGCCGTATTGGCCGCTGCTGGGCTGTTTCTGTTGTTTGATGGCTATCGCCGGCAAAAATGA
- a CDS encoding histidine triad nucleotide-binding protein has translation MTDCIFCKIIAGDIPSSKVYEDDKIYAFKDIHPKAKVHLLVVPRKHIETLAHAKADDAELLSHMILSLPKIAREQGLESGFRTVLNTGAGGGQEVFHMHFHILGGGAMPFTV, from the coding sequence ATGACCGACTGTATTTTTTGCAAAATCATTGCCGGCGATATTCCGTCCAGCAAAGTCTATGAAGACGACAAGATCTACGCGTTCAAGGACATTCACCCGAAAGCGAAAGTGCACCTGCTGGTGGTGCCGCGGAAACATATTGAAACATTGGCGCATGCAAAAGCCGATGACGCCGAGCTGTTAAGCCATATGATACTGAGCCTGCCAAAAATCGCCCGTGAACAGGGGCTGGAAAGCGGATTCCGGACGGTGCTCAATACCGGCGCCGGTGGCGGCCAGGAAGTGTTCCACATGCATTTTCATATTCTCGGTGGCGGCGCCATGCCGTTCACTGTTTAA
- the tatA gene encoding twin-arginine translocase TatA/TatE family subunit — MIGWPELLIILVVALLLFGSKKLANVGSDLGAAIKGFKKSVREGEDEAKKEDADNAKKEIGNDSDKKTN, encoded by the coding sequence ATGATTGGTTGGCCGGAGTTACTGATTATTCTTGTTGTGGCGCTGTTGTTGTTCGGCTCGAAAAAGCTGGCCAACGTCGGCTCCGATTTGGGCGCCGCGATCAAAGGCTTCAAGAAGTCGGTGCGTGAAGGCGAAGACGAAGCGAAAAAAGAAGACGCCGACAACGCCAAAAAAGAAATCGGCAACGACAGCGACAAGAAAACCAACTAA
- the tatB gene encoding Sec-independent protein translocase protein TatB, whose protein sequence is MFDIGFLELIVIGLVALLVLGPTKLIELARIVGRWVGKLRHQFNDIKADIDRELEVDEMRRRLAEEERKLREEMQVKPVDLNLSPDQEPTIHPPSDSEIKKAETISAENRTTENRNTEAESKPS, encoded by the coding sequence ATGTTTGATATCGGTTTTCTGGAATTGATCGTTATCGGTCTGGTGGCACTACTGGTGCTCGGACCGACCAAGCTGATTGAGCTGGCGCGTATCGTCGGTCGTTGGGTCGGCAAGCTGCGTCATCAATTCAATGACATCAAAGCCGATATCGACCGGGAGCTGGAAGTCGATGAAATGCGCCGCCGCCTGGCCGAAGAAGAGCGCAAACTGCGTGAGGAAATGCAGGTCAAGCCGGTCGATCTCAATCTGAGTCCCGATCAGGAACCGACAATTCATCCGCCGTCCGATTCAGAAATAAAAAAAGCCGAAACGATAAGCGCAGAAAACCGCACGACAGAAAACAGAAATACCGAAGCCGAATCGAAACCTAGCTGA
- the tatC gene encoding twin-arginine translocase subunit TatC produces the protein MNARHSENSTAQGSREMPLMAHLVELRNRLMKVAVVLIICFLPFVYFAKELYQFFALPMRKFLPQGSMMIATEVGSTFFAPFKLAIVAALFVAMPYLLYQIWAFVSPGLYRHEKRLAKPLLFSAILLFYIGMAFAYFFVFPVIFGFFAGIELEGVAYMPDIRMYFDFAIFLLFAFGISFEIPVAVLILVKLGAVSVESLRNSRPYIIVGIFVTAAVLTPPDPISQSMMAVPMVLLFEGGVLLARLLTKSNNQTETVSE, from the coding sequence ATGAACGCGCGCCACTCTGAAAACAGCACTGCTCAAGGCAGTCGTGAAATGCCGTTGATGGCGCATCTCGTTGAACTGCGCAACCGGCTGATGAAAGTGGCCGTCGTGCTGATCATCTGCTTCTTGCCATTTGTGTATTTCGCCAAGGAGCTTTACCAGTTTTTTGCCTTGCCGATGCGCAAGTTTTTACCGCAAGGCTCAATGATGATTGCCACCGAGGTCGGCTCCACTTTTTTTGCGCCATTTAAATTGGCCATCGTTGCCGCGTTATTTGTCGCGATGCCTTACTTGCTTTATCAGATTTGGGCTTTTGTTTCTCCAGGCCTATACCGGCACGAAAAGCGTTTGGCAAAACCTTTGCTATTTTCCGCGATACTGCTGTTTTATATCGGCATGGCCTTCGCGTACTTTTTCGTTTTTCCGGTCATCTTTGGTTTCTTTGCCGGCATTGAACTCGAAGGCGTTGCTTACATGCCGGACATCCGCATGTATTTCGATTTCGCCATCTTCTTGCTGTTCGCGTTTGGCATCAGTTTTGAAATTCCGGTGGCCGTGCTGATTCTGGTCAAGCTCGGTGCGGTGTCTGTCGAGTCTTTGCGCAACTCGCGTCCGTATATCATTGTCGGCATATTCGTTACCGCTGCGGTGCTGACTCCGCCCGATCCGATTTCGCAATCGATGATGGCGGTACCGATGGTATTGCTGTTTGAAGGTGGGGTATTGCTGGCCCGTTTGTTAACCAAATCCAATAACCAGACCGAAACGGTATCGGAGTAG
- a CDS encoding TatD family hydrolase: MIDIGVNLTSSQFSEDWRAVNERAQAAGVSTMLITGTSVNDSVQAQALAQQLGCYSTAGVHPHNASQWQPNSNTILQTLLKSPHVVAVGECGLDYDRNFSTPEAQRYAFQQQLEIAVSVGKPLFLHCREAHDDFLRMLKPLWPSLHGGVLHCFTGSDKALEECLELGLYIGITGWLCDERRGQLLQQQVRRIPLSRLLLETDAPYLLPRDLSPKPKSRRNEPMYLPHIARRVAELTGTAFDELVAQTSENARRLFHIPASSAPANML, translated from the coding sequence ATGATCGACATCGGCGTCAATTTGACGTCATCACAGTTTAGTGAAGACTGGCGCGCTGTCAACGAGCGCGCTCAAGCTGCCGGTGTAAGTACCATGCTGATCACCGGCACATCAGTTAACGACAGCGTGCAGGCGCAAGCACTGGCGCAGCAACTCGGCTGCTACAGCACGGCGGGTGTCCACCCGCACAACGCCAGTCAGTGGCAACCAAACTCGAATACCATATTGCAAACGCTGTTAAAGTCGCCGCACGTTGTTGCAGTAGGTGAATGCGGTCTCGATTACGACCGCAACTTTTCGACGCCAGAGGCACAGCGCTACGCTTTTCAACAGCAACTGGAAATCGCGGTTAGTGTCGGTAAACCCCTGTTCCTGCATTGTCGTGAAGCACATGATGATTTTCTGCGAATGCTGAAACCACTCTGGCCATCGCTTCACGGTGGTGTGCTGCACTGCTTCACCGGCAGCGACAAAGCGCTGGAAGAATGCCTGGAGTTAGGTTTGTATATCGGTATCACCGGTTGGCTATGCGACGAACGCCGTGGTCAGTTATTGCAACAGCAAGTCCGGCGCATTCCCTTATCGCGTTTGTTGCTGGAAACCGATGCGCCCTATCTGCTGCCACGCGATCTGTCACCAAAACCCAAATCTCGTCGTAACGAGCCAATGTATCTGCCGCATATCGCCAGGCGCGTTGCCGAGCTGACCGGCACGGCATTCGACGAACTGGTCGCACAAACCAGTGAAAACGCCCGTCGCTTGTTTCACATACCAGCTTCATCGGCCCCGGCAAATATGCTCTAA
- a CDS encoding GFA family protein — protein MSSATGQCLCGDVKFSVQLPVKWCAHCHCSLCQRAHGAAIVTWVGVAEGQYHIDAKDLRWFASSEQGERAHCGRCGTPLFFRSTRWPGELHISRACIDSNELTLPQAHVYCRSAASWLSCHDQLPRFTTVPSEQNAAAPQQG, from the coding sequence ATGTCCAGTGCAACAGGCCAATGCCTCTGTGGTGATGTCAAATTTTCTGTGCAACTGCCGGTCAAATGGTGCGCGCATTGCCACTGCAGTCTATGTCAGCGCGCCCATGGTGCGGCCATCGTCACCTGGGTAGGTGTCGCAGAAGGCCAGTATCACATTGACGCCAAAGATCTGCGCTGGTTTGCCTCGTCGGAACAAGGTGAACGCGCACACTGCGGCCGTTGCGGCACGCCACTGTTTTTCCGCTCAACGCGCTGGCCGGGTGAATTGCACATCAGCCGCGCCTGTATCGACAGTAATGAGTTAACGTTACCCCAAGCTCATGTTTACTGCCGTTCAGCCGCGTCTTGGCTTTCATGTCACGATCAACTGCCACGCTTTACCACCGTGCCCAGCGAACAGAACGCAGCCGCTCCACAACAAGGATAA
- a CDS encoding MFS transporter, translating into MSSRNPFELMSQRRFLPFFVTQFLGAFNDNLFKIALVLMVTYSGLYSEGEINLLANIANGLFILPFFIFSATFGQLADKYEKAQLIRVTKVMEIVIMLVALLGFYLFSLPILLTALFLMGAQSTLFGPVKYGILPQHLRRDELMGGNGLIEMGTFVAILLGQLVASYMLQIGLLHEAAMLMVGLSFMGLMTSIAIPPAPASDPNLKINWNFFTETTKLIRYTAQHREVFLAVLGISWFWFYGALILAQMPAYSRLVLLGSESVFSLILATFTLGIGIGSVLCEKMSQGRIELGLVPFGSIGLTIFAVDLFFASDFRAGAEMATFQQFIAESGSWRVIADIFLMGLFGGFYIVPLYTMVQTRTPETHISRVIAANNVLNAGFMVVAAGVGAGLLAAGAEIPHLFLLCGVLTAVISVIIFRLMPEFVLRFFAWLLINTIYRLRVRQIEQVPQEGAAVLVCNHVSYVDAIVIAAAVSRPIRFIMDHRIFKVPVLSWIFRTMRTIPIASAKEDPELKEKAMTEAAEALKNGELICIFPEGKLTADGEMSPFRPGVEDILSRCPAPVIPMALQGLWHSFFSRRGGAAMRGLPYRFFKKIHLVVGEPMPVTAKAEDMESVVRELRGDQR; encoded by the coding sequence ATGTCGTCGCGTAATCCATTTGAGTTAATGTCGCAGCGTCGTTTCCTGCCGTTTTTCGTGACGCAGTTTCTCGGTGCTTTCAACGATAACCTGTTCAAGATCGCGCTGGTTTTGATGGTTACTTACAGCGGCTTGTACAGCGAAGGAGAAATCAATCTCCTGGCCAACATCGCCAACGGATTGTTCATACTACCGTTCTTTATCTTCTCGGCAACCTTCGGCCAGCTCGCCGATAAATACGAAAAAGCCCAGCTGATTCGTGTCACCAAGGTCATGGAAATCGTAATCATGCTGGTGGCGCTGCTCGGATTCTATTTATTCAGTTTGCCCATACTGCTAACAGCACTGTTCTTGATGGGCGCACAATCAACGTTATTCGGTCCGGTCAAATACGGCATTTTGCCGCAGCATCTACGTCGCGATGAATTGATGGGCGGTAACGGCTTGATTGAGATGGGCACCTTCGTCGCGATTTTGCTCGGACAATTGGTCGCAAGTTACATGCTGCAGATCGGGTTGCTGCACGAAGCAGCAATGCTGATGGTCGGTTTGTCGTTTATGGGCTTGATGACATCGATCGCTATTCCTCCTGCCCCTGCTTCTGATCCGAACCTGAAAATCAACTGGAACTTCTTTACTGAAACCACCAAGCTAATCCGTTACACCGCTCAGCATCGTGAAGTATTTTTGGCCGTGCTGGGCATTTCCTGGTTCTGGTTTTACGGCGCGCTGATCCTGGCACAAATGCCGGCTTATTCGCGTTTGGTGTTGCTCGGGTCGGAATCGGTGTTCAGTTTGATTCTGGCGACATTCACGCTAGGTATCGGTATCGGTTCGGTGCTTTGTGAAAAAATGTCGCAAGGTCGAATAGAGCTTGGCTTGGTGCCATTTGGTTCCATCGGCCTGACCATTTTTGCTGTCGATTTATTTTTTGCCAGCGATTTTCGCGCTGGCGCTGAAATGGCAACGTTCCAACAATTCATTGCCGAAAGCGGTTCCTGGCGAGTCATTGCTGATATCTTTCTGATGGGCTTGTTCGGCGGCTTTTACATTGTGCCGCTCTACACGATGGTGCAGACGCGCACACCGGAAACCCATATTTCCCGTGTCATTGCCGCCAACAACGTTTTGAACGCCGGTTTCATGGTGGTTGCTGCTGGCGTTGGGGCGGGCCTGCTGGCCGCTGGCGCGGAAATTCCCCATCTCTTTCTGCTCTGTGGCGTACTGACCGCCGTAATTTCCGTGATCATTTTCCGATTGATGCCGGAATTCGTCTTGCGCTTTTTTGCCTGGCTGCTGATCAACACCATCTATCGATTACGCGTTCGCCAAATCGAGCAAGTGCCGCAAGAAGGTGCCGCCGTGCTCGTCTGCAATCATGTCAGCTATGTCGATGCCATCGTCATCGCTGCTGCGGTATCGCGGCCGATTCGTTTCATCATGGACCATCGCATCTTTAAGGTACCGGTGCTGTCCTGGATCTTCAGAACCATGCGCACCATTCCGATTGCTTCCGCGAAAGAAGATCCGGAGCTGAAAGAAAAGGCGATGACCGAGGCGGCAGAAGCGCTGAAAAACGGTGAACTGATTTGCATCTTCCCGGAAGGAAAGCTGACGGCTGACGGCGAAATGAGCCCATTCCGCCCGGGCGTAGAAGACATTCTCAGCCGTTGTCCGGCACCGGTTATTCCAATGGCATTACAAGGCCTGTGGCACAGCTTTTTCTCGCGTCGCGGTGGTGCGGCAATGCGCGGTTTGCCGTATCGTTTCTTCAAGAAGATTCATTTGGTCGTTGGTGAGCCAATGCCCGTTACCGCCAAAGCTGAAGATATGGAGAGTGTTGTCCGAGAGCTTCGGGGCGACCAGCGCTGA
- a CDS encoding cation diffusion facilitator family transporter has product MAGANPTKAILYALAANGAIAISKYVAAFITSSGSMLAEAVHSTADCGNQLLLLLGLKQAKRPPSPDYPLGYGKETYFWSFIVALMLFSIGGLFSIYEGWHKLHEPEPLSYPLLALGVLAFGIIAEAFSMWGCLVEVNKSRGDRSLWQWFRQSRNSELVVIFGEDLAALLGLVLAFVAVTLAWVTGNPMWDALGSIGIGVLLIIIAILIGIEVKAMLIGQGVEEREKAKMLAVLQQHPAVEQIYNLLSLQLGSDVMVAIKARLKPQGSEQQLIANINDIERQFKQAFPQVMWLFFEPDIAD; this is encoded by the coding sequence ATGGCCGGCGCAAATCCCACCAAAGCCATCCTCTACGCACTGGCTGCCAACGGCGCCATCGCCATCAGCAAATACGTCGCGGCATTCATCACCTCCTCCGGCTCGATGCTCGCTGAAGCGGTGCACTCAACCGCCGATTGTGGCAACCAGTTATTACTGCTACTTGGCCTTAAACAGGCCAAACGGCCGCCCAGTCCGGACTACCCGCTTGGCTACGGTAAAGAAACCTATTTCTGGTCGTTCATCGTCGCCTTGATGTTGTTCAGCATCGGTGGTTTGTTCTCCATTTACGAAGGCTGGCACAAACTCCATGAACCAGAACCGTTGAGTTATCCACTACTGGCTCTCGGCGTGCTCGCGTTCGGCATCATCGCTGAAGCATTCTCGATGTGGGGTTGCCTGGTCGAAGTCAACAAATCCCGCGGCGATCGATCACTGTGGCAATGGTTCCGGCAATCTCGCAATAGTGAATTGGTCGTTATCTTTGGTGAAGATCTTGCCGCGTTACTGGGCTTGGTGCTCGCGTTCGTCGCCGTAACGCTGGCCTGGGTCACCGGCAATCCCATGTGGGATGCGCTCGGCAGCATCGGCATCGGCGTATTGCTGATTATTATCGCCATACTTATTGGTATCGAAGTCAAAGCCATGCTGATTGGCCAGGGCGTAGAAGAGCGCGAGAAAGCCAAAATGCTGGCTGTGCTACAGCAACATCCAGCGGTCGAACAAATCTATAACTTGCTGAGCCTGCAACTCGGCAGCGATGTCATGGTCGCGATTAAAGCGAGATTAAAACCACAAGGCAGCGAGCAGCAATTGATCGCCAATATCAATGACATTGAAAGGCAATTCAAGCAGGCCTTTCCCCAGGTCATGTGGCTATTCTTCGAGCCCGATATCGCAGACTAA